In Bos indicus isolate NIAB-ARS_2022 breed Sahiwal x Tharparkar chromosome 19, NIAB-ARS_B.indTharparkar_mat_pri_1.0, whole genome shotgun sequence, the following proteins share a genomic window:
- the MIEN1 gene encoding migration and invasion enhancer 1 — protein sequence MSGDTGTTSVAPPPGETEPGHGVRIVVEYCEPCGFEATYLELASAVKEQYPGIEIESRLGGTGAFEIEINGQLVFSKLENGGFPYEKDLIEAIRRASNGEPLEKITNSRPPCVIL from the exons ATGAGCGGGGATACAGGGACGACGTCCGTAGCGCCCCCTCCCGGGGAGACCGAACCGGGCCATGGGGTCCGCATTGTGGTTGAGTACTG CGAACCCTGCGGCTTCGAGGCGACCTACCTGGAGCTGGCGAGTGCCGTGAAGGAGCAGTATCCAGGCATCGAGATCGAGTCGCGCCTGGGGGGCACAG GGGCCTTTGAGATTGAAATCAATGGACAGCTGGTGTTCTCCAAGCTGGAGAATGGGGGCTTTCCTTATGAGAAAGAT CTCATTGAGGCCATTCGAAGAGCCAGTAACGGAGAACCCCTCGAAAAGATCACCAACAGCCGCCCTCCTTGTGTCATCCTGTGA